In Yarrowia lipolytica chromosome 1F, complete sequence, a genomic segment contains:
- a CDS encoding uncharacterized protein (Compare to YALI0F00528g, no similarity), translating to MVLTGRGGYGNHVSKKQQSLSPKTSPVSPHLQPQQSSSAECDSVPSTLAPVLSFSSPNQRFTTGRGGYGNRRPISQMMPDTPEEYLEECYTAYEYVPPVYSVGRGGLGNKVTNHKKEKEPEKEGNRLTRMFSNASNSSNSSQKSRNSLHAVRSEPGRVWAKLKTTMTN from the coding sequence ATGGTTCTCAccggaagaggaggatACGGCAATCACGtgtccaagaagcagcaaTCTCTGTCGCCCAAGACTTCCCCCGTTTCACCTCATCTTCAGCCCCAACAATCATCGTCGGCTGAATGCGACTCTGTACCCAGTACTCTGGCTCCTGTTTTGTCCTTTTCGTCACCTAATCAGCGATTCACAACTGGTCGAGGCGGCTATGGCAATCGACGTCCGATTAGTCAGATGATGCCCGACACTCCTGAGGAGTACCTGGAGGAGTGCTACACAGCTTATGAGTATGTGCCTCCAGTGTATTCTGTGggtcgaggaggactgGGAAACAAGGTCACTAAtcacaagaaggagaaggagcccGAAAAGGAGGGAAACCGACTTACTCGAATGTTTTCCAAcgcctccaactcctccaactccagtCAAAAGTCGCGAAACTCTCTGCATGCCGTGAGATCGGAGCCCGGTCGTGTTTGggccaagctcaagaccACCATGACCAATTAA
- a CDS encoding uncharacterized protein (Compare to YALI0F00462g, similar to uniprot|O43315 Homo sapiens Aquaporin 9 (Small solute channel 1), similar to Saccharomyces cerevisiae FPS1 (YLL043W); ancestral locus Anc_4.10), which translates to MTDAIVHSPETPLWPRIRHQLREPFAEFWGCLILILLGDGVVAQVTLSGGKNGDYQSISWGWGLGVMFGVYAAGGISGGHLNPAVTLCSCIYRGFPWRKFPIYLVAQLLGCMTGAALVYGNHRSAIDVFEGGKGIRTVGLPTSTAGIFCTYPAEFMSTTGQFFSEVIASAVLQFAIFAINDQKNLAAGPLAPLILFFLIFAIGACLGWETGYAINLARDFGPRLVTAMIGYGSKVWTTGNYYFWVPIIAPFIGAALGGFFYDLFLYTGDESPLNWPYMGFDRIFYLLGKKEAPRIEHDMGMVEEAPSKEEIAHFSNSPNVSS; encoded by the coding sequence ATGACAGACGCAATTGTACACTCGCCCGAAACCCCCCTGTGGCCGCGAATCCGACACCAGCTCCGAGAACCGTTTGCCGAGTTCTGGGGATGTCTGATTCTCATTCTGCTGGGAGACGGAGTGGTGGCCCAGGTGACCCTCTCCGGCGGCAAAAACGGAGACTACCAGTCCATTTCCTGGGGCTGGGGTCTCGGAGTCATGTTTGGCGTCTACGCCGCTGGTGGAATTTCCGGCGGCCATCTGAACCCCGCCGTGACTCTCTGCTCCTGTATCTACCGAGGTTTCCCCTGGCGCAAGTTTCCCATCTATCTGGTGGCCCAGTTGCTGGGATGTATGACCGGAGCTGCTCTGGTCTATGGAAATCACCGGTCTGCCATTGACGTTTTTGAGGGCGGCAAGGGCATTCGAACCGTCGGATTGCCCACTTCTACCGCCGGAATCTTCTGCACCTACCCCGCCGAGTTTATGAGCACCACCGGCCAGTTTTTCTCCGAGGTCATTGCCTCAGCCGTGCTCCAGTTTGCCATTTTCGCCATCAACGACCAAAAGAACCTCGCCGCCGGCCCCCTGGCACCCCTGATCCTCTTTTTCCTCATTTTCGCCATCGGCGCATGCCTCGGATGGGAAACCGGATATGCCATTAACCTGGCCCGTGATTTCGGCCCCCGATTGGTCACCGCAATGATCGGCTACGGCTCCAAGGTCTGGACCACGGGCAACTACTACTTCTGGGTGCCCATCATCGCGCCCTTCATCGGCGCTGCCCTCGGCGGCTTTTTCTACGACCTGTTCCTCTACACCGGCGACGAGTCGCCCCTCAACTGGCCCTACATGGGATTCGACCGAATTTTCTACCTGCTtggaaagaaggaggctccCAGAATCGAACATGATATGGGTATGGTTGAGGAGGCTCCCAGTAAGGAGGAAATTGCCCATTTTTCCAATTCCCCTAATGTTTCTAGTTAG
- a CDS encoding uncharacterized protein (Compare to YALI0F00484g, similar to uniprot|Q63060 Rattus norvegicus Glycerol kinase (EC 2.7.1.30), similar to Saccharomyces cerevisiae GUT1 (YHL032C); ancestral locus Anc_4.9) — protein MSSYVGALDQGTTSTRFILFSPDGKPVASHQIEFTQIYPHPGWVEHDPEELVSSCLECMSSVAKEMRTQGIKVADVKAIGITNQRETTVLWDIETGQPLYNAIVWSDARTGDTVKKLEAQPGADEIPKLCGLPLSTYFAGVKVRWILDNVKEARECYDRGKLAFSTIDSWLLYNLTGGLNGGAHITDTSNASRSMFMNIETLKYDEKLIKFFGVEKLILPKIVSSAEVYGRIGTGPFANIPLAGCLGDQSAALVGQKAFEPGQAKNTYGTGCFLLYNAGEKPIISNNGLLTTVGYHFKGQKPVYALEGSISVAGSCIKWLRDNIGLIESSEQIGELASQVDDSAGVVFVTALSGLFAPYWRTDARGTILGLTQFTTKAHICRAALEATCFQTRAILDAMAKDSGKPFTKLRVDGGMTNSDIAMQIQADILGIEVERPAMRETTALGAAIAAGFAVGVWKSIEDLKDINTEGMTEFASKTNEEERAAMMKQWNRGIERAVGWLE, from the coding sequence ATGTCTTCCTACGTAGGAGCTCTCGACCAGGGTACCACCTCCACCCGTTTCATTCTCTTTTCGCCTGACGGCAAGCCCGTGGCATCCCACCAGATCGAATTCACCCAGATCTACCCCCACCCCGGATGGGTGGAGCACGACCCCGAGGAGCTCGTGAGCTCGTGTCTGGAGTGCATGTCGTCGGTGGCCAAGGAAATGCGAACCCAGGGCATCAAGGTGGCCGACGTGAAGGCGATCGGAATCACCAACCAGCGAGAAACCACCGTGCTTTGGGACATTGAGACCGGCCAGCCCCTGTACAACGCCATTGTGTGGTCCGACGCCCGAACCGGCGACAccgtcaagaagctcgaggCCCAGCCCGGCGCTGACGAAATCCCCAAGCTCTGTGGCCTGCCCCTGTCCACCTACTTTGCCGGAGTCAAGGTCCGATGGATCCTGGATaacgtcaaggaggcccGAGAGTGCTACGATCGAGGCAAGctggccttctccaccatcgACTCGTGGCTGCTCTACAACCTCACGGGCGGCCTCAACGGCGGCGCCCACATCACCGACACCTCCAACGCCTCCCGGTCCATGTTCATGAACATTGAGACCCTCAAGTACGACGAGAAGCTCATCAAGTTCTTTGGCGTCGAGAAGCTCATTCTCCCCAAGATTGTCTCGTCCGCCGAGGTCTACGGCCGAATCGGAACCGGCCCCTTCGCCAACATCCCCCTGGCCGGCTGTCTCGGTGACCAGTCCGCCGCCCTCGTCGGCCAGAAGGCCTTTGAGCCCGGCCAGGCCAAGAACACATATGGAACCGGCTGCTTCCTGCTCTACAACGCCGGCGAGAAgcccatcatctccaacaacgGCCTGCTGACCACCGTCGGCTACCACTTCAAGGGCCAGAAGCCCGTCTACGCTCTGGAGGGCTCCATCTCCGTCGCCGGCTCGTGCATCAAGTGGCTGCGAGACAACATTGGTCTCATTGAGTCTTCCGAGCAGATTGGAGAGCTTGCCTCCCAGGTCGACGACTCTGCCGGCGTGGTGTTTGTCACCGCTCTGTCCGGCCTGTTTGCCCCCTACTGGCGAACCGACGCCCGAGGCACCATTCTGGGTCTCACTCAgttcaccaccaaggcccACATTTGCCGAGCCGCCCTGGAGGCTACTTGTTTCCAGACCCGGGCCATTCTCGACGCCATGGCCAAGGACTCTGGTAAGCCCTTCACCAAGCTGCGAGTCGACGGAGGAATGACCAACTCGGACATTGCTATGCAGATCCAGGCCGACATTCTTGGCATTGAGGTCGAGCGACCCGCCATGCGAGAGACCACCGCTCTGGGTGCCGCCATTGCTGCCGGCTTTGCCGTTGGCGTGTGGAAGTCCATTGAGGATCTTAAGGACATCAACACCGAGGGCATGACCGAGTTTGCTTCCAAGAccaacgaggaggagcgggCCGCCATGATGAAGCAGTGGAACCGGGGCATTGAGCGAGCTGTTGGCTGGCTTGAGTAA
- a CDS encoding uncharacterized protein (Compare to YALI0F00440g, no similarity) has product MVSAKYLALTTLAASAAAAPAPEIVARQLSLSGPLGDVTSIVNTVLGLVVGTLDAVLKPTGTTPDEQQVLASSFTSLNGELTTLIKDLETVPIVGTVATILYGVVVSPLVTSLLTLLEHVLTLVVGLLVDGLVHPLVSALTLLLGTISTLTSVLAPQLPNLAGDLTSLLSVVTALLGKI; this is encoded by the coding sequence ATGGTCTCCGCCAAGTACCTCGCTCTCACCACCCTCGCCGCCTCCGCCGCCGCAGCTCCCGCCCCCGAGATTGTCGCCCGACAACTCTCTCTGTCCGGACCTCTTGGAGATGTGACCTCGATCGTCAACACCGTTCTCGGCCTGGTTGTCGGCACTCTGGACGCCGTTCTCAAGCCCACCGGAACCACTCCTGACGAACAGCAGGTTCTCGCCTCTTCCTTCACCTCTCTTAACGGCGAGCTGACCACCCTGATCAAGGACCTCGAGACCGTCCCCATTGTTGGAACCGTCGCCACCATTCTCTATGGAGTGGTTGTGTCCCCCCTGGTCACTTCTCTGCTGACCCTGCTTGAGCACGTGCTTACTCTGGTGGTTGGCCTGCTGGTTGATGGACTGGTCCACCCTCTGGTGTCCGCCCTGACCCTGCTGCTCGgcaccatctccaccctGACCTCGGTGCTTGCTCCCCAGCTTCCCAACCTCGCCGGCGACCTTACCTCGCTGCTCAGCGTCGTCACCGCCCTTCTCGGCAAGATCTAA
- a CDS encoding uncharacterized protein (Compare to YALI0F00506g, similar to Saccharomyces cerevisiae GLN1 (YPR035W); ancestral locus Anc_7.449, highly similar to uniprot|P32288 Saccharomyces cerevisiae YPR035w GLN1 glutamate--ammonia ligase and DEHA0G20317g Debaryomyces hansenii IPF 5106.1), with protein sequence MTDNINISKASNLSKYLDLPQHGAVLAEYIWIDAHFNIRSKCKTLDKKPTSIEDLPEWNFDGSSTDQAPGHDSDIYLRPAAIYPDPFRRGDNIIVLAECWNNDGTPNKFNHRHECAKLMSAHEKEVIWFGIEQEYTMFDESDNPVGWPKGGFPAPQGPYYCGVGTGKVFARDVVEAHYRACLYSGINISGINAEVMPSQWEYQVGPCEGISMADELWMSRYLLHRVAEEFGIKISFHPKPLQGDWNGAGCHTNVSTKSMREPGGMKHIEAAIEKLAARHKEHIAVYGEDNDMRLTGRHETGSIGSFSSGVANRGCSIRIPRSVAKEGYGYFEDRRPASNIDPYLVTGIMTETICGSIPDADMVEETKRGEEEGF encoded by the exons ATGACCGACAACATTAACATTTCGAAAGCTTCCAAC TTGTCAAAATACCTGGACCTCCCCCAGCACGGAGCTGTCCTGGCCGAGTACATCTGGATCGATGCCCATTTCAACATCCGATCCAAGTGCAAGACTCTAGACAAGAAGCCCACTTCCATCGAAGACCTCCCCGAGTGGAACTTTGacggctcctccacagatCAGGCTCCCGGCCACGACTCGGATATCTATCTCCGACCCGCCGCCATCTACCCCGATCCTTTCCGACGAGGCGACAACATTATTGTTCTGGCCGAGTGCTGGAACAACGACGGAACCCCCAACAAGTTCAACCACCGACACGAGTGCGCCAAGCTCATGAGCGCCCacgagaaggaggtcaTCTGGTTCGGAATCGAGCAGGAGTACACCATGTTCGACGAGAGCGATAACCCCGTCGGATGGCCTAAGGGCGGTTTCCCCGCTCCCCAGGGCCCCTACTACTGTGGTGTCGGAACCGGCAAGGTCTTTGCTCGAGACGTTGTTGAGGCCCACTACCGAGCCTGTCTCTACTCCGGAATCAACATCTCCGGTATCAACGCCGAGGTCATGCCTTCCCAGTGGGAGTACCAGGTTGGTCCCTGCGAGGGTATCTCCATGGCCGATGAGCTGTGGATGTCCCGATACCTGCTGCACCGAGTTGCCGAGGAGTTTGGCATCAAGATCTCCTTCCACCCCAAGCCCCTGCAGGGAGACTGGAACGGAGCCGGCTGTCACACCAACGTGTCCACCAAGTCGATGCGAGAGCCCGGTGGAATGAAGCACATTGAGGCTGCCATCGAGAAGCTTGCTGCCCGACACAAGGAGCACATTGCCGTCTACGGCGAGGACAACGACATGCGACTCACCGGCCGACACGAGACCGGCTCCATCGGCTCTTTCTCTTCCGGAGTTGCCAACCGAGGCTGCTCCATCCGAATTCCTCGATCTgtggccaaggagggcTACGGCTACTTTGAGGACCGACGACCCGCCTCCAACATTGACCCCTACCTTGTTACCGGTATCATGACCGAGACCATCTGTGGCTCCATTCCTGATGCCGACATGGTTGAGGAGACCAAGCGAggtgaggaggagggcttTTAA
- a CDS encoding uncharacterized protein (Compare to YALI0F00550g, some similarities with uniprot|O13431 Candida albicans Serine/threonine kinase, no similarity) yields MDSPSSFNTATGRSRSSSEADPDVHVAQFQTYNKYVESVAAGGSVSSSPPHHGYDSVTATPTINDVASPTSPSSMYSDYGRMTPGNTPGGTPGGTPAMSANGTGAGDTNGVATNTNRGGHDPRDLHGLHGVGGREEPGSAIGLGFAGIPRSGLPFNYDAEVRHYEDDGDEGEDNAGEVDIGDTGDMGNMNDGIDDDDSYANHMIANTDSTDSTDNTSHVTPVTSHAPISYPPSPIPGAFPDIDSEKYTMGANVSSDQSDIQKFVSSHDPTHVSSPGRGDVSTGNVSTSLGHYSPATHDSDVDHVESSPGDFGVRELERDLPRDESTPATYAIGGAGDGVSGDGGAEDGVTGGTGVTGGTGVTGVTGVTGMSYGALADARAPDSPSQSRVSRFSFSDRSPSKSDVTGHYRSHSQTGSSPNKAATRKLHKSKVSQTSIESFSLPKGDESREISPETDKKLDAPIEFETTIIDPAEQTSHHVSESRPTHLSFSSSSESPRDQSREQSSRDVSASPVFPKRQQSLLRLDEHMAGGAGESRDEPHGEPSDDAHKSRASSTSSSSSFGQSWNQSSASQRASVSSMGGVDVAQKRPGPSSGGLTGASAASGMPPAPTSQAPAIPPITPQMQTGAFEQYTPQTAPPIPTQSQLGQDGRKRAATLDRQQQYVPSYGYSSPANGERGGPTGGTPGGTPMSPGGVAHVTSPGGGPSAASVHRSFSTTTPHAPTKNSRRIVSTSAAPMRKQIDDANAALGRAVDPSRDSQPMQSRDKRSKSISSRGGMKGVFSNLVSSMGTLSRKNTTVRRSESDTSAPSTPKISGPYDAKHVTHVGFNFDTGEFTGLPKPWQKLLSESGISKVEAEQHPQAVMDIMAFYTDQKDDGVWQKFGGANQAGSGATATTPYNAQNGFSPIASPGATTPTLGALNLGTPLSVDLDTEGDTSTSTGGGGGVGGGDYFAKPRSAPFPPAAGGGSASSSTATLGTGATASGGATTATPAIPSRDRTRESSLSSGTSNQGPPVTPLALSQSRQNLREEAPATPEEKPLAHFVASRKAPRPPSASPKKTGGAGASGDSGAGAAPPSAAPKSPPPRPPPAPPLGVPSVHAPNSEYRQKMITQLEAFNAKRQQERAERHAQKQKLAAAHAQAVQRQQRQQQQQQQQQQQQQSAQQGAMPSVMPQMQHGSMQQAQQSVSGGSSGLTPQQKQLIQQKQLLELQKATGGQVGGPVTSSTQQVLSNPAAAAAASQRKREQRLRKDQQVVARLNQICTPGDPTKLYRNLVKIGQGASGGVFTAYEVGSNLSVAIKQMNLEHQPKKELIINEILVMKDSKHKNIVNFIDSYLHGGDLWVVMEYMEGGSLTDVVTYNMMTESQIGAVCRETLLGLQHLHSKGVIHRDIKSDNVLLSMRGEIKLTDFGFCAQINESNLKRTTMVGTPYWMAPEVVSRKEYGSKVDIWSLGIMSIEMIEGEPPYLNESPLRALYLIATNGTPQLKEPDALSTIFKAFLAWALQVSADQRASASELLKHEFLLTADDVSTLAPLVKAARMAKIQEKNEKAQR; encoded by the exons atggactCGCCATCGTCGTTTAACACCGCCACCGGCCGATCTCGGTCGTCGTCGGAGGCCGACCCCGATGTTCATGTTGCCCAGTTCCAGACCTACAATAAGTATGTTGAGTCTGTGGCGGCAGGGGgttctgtctcttcttcgCCGCCCCATCATGGATATGACTCTGTCACCGCCACTCCAACCATCAATGACGTGGCCTCTCCCACCTCTCCCTCCAGCATGTACTCTGATTATGGTCGAATGACCCCCGGCAACACTCCTGGAGGAACTCCTGGAGGCACTCCGGCGATGAGTGCAAACGGAACCGGCGCCGGAGACACGAACGGGGTcgccacaaacacaaacagagggGGCCACGATCCCCGCGACCTCCACGGCCTCCACGGCGTTGGTGGTCGAGAAGAGCCGGGTTCAGCAATTGGACTCGGGTTCGCAGGGATTCCCCGATCTGGACTTCCGTTCAATTACGACGCCGAAGTCAGGCATtatgaagatgatggagatgagggTGAGGATAACGCGGGTGAGGTTGACATCGGTGATACAGGTGACATGGGTAACATGAATGACGGcattgacgacgacgacagtTATGCTAATCACATGATCGCCAACACCGACAGCACCGACAGCACCGACAACACGtcccacgtgacccccGTTACCTCCCATGCACCCATATCTTACCCCCCGTCGCCCATCCCCGGGGCCTTTCCCGACATTGACTCGGAGAAATACACCATGGGGGCCAACGTGAGCAGCGACCAAAGTGACATTCAGAAGTTTGTGAGCAGTCACGACCCCACTCACGTGAGCAGTCCTGGTCGTGGCGACGTTTCTACGGGCAACGTTTCTACGTCGCTGGGCCACTATTCGCCCGCCACTCACGACTCGGACGTGGATCACGTGGAGTCTTCTCCGGGAGACTTTGGAGTCCGCGAGTTGGAGCGTGATCTTCCACGTGACGAGTCCACGCCAGCGACATATGCCATTGGAGGGGCTGGGGATGGAGTGTCTGGGGATGGAGGGGCTGAGGATGGAGTGACTGGAGGGACAGGAGTAACTGGAGGGACAGGAGTAACTGGAGTGACAGGAGTGACAGGAATGTCTTACGGAGCACTCGCTGATGCTCGTGCTCCGGACTCTCCTTCTCAGTCCCGCGTATCGCGATTCTCCTTTTCCGACCGTTCACCCAGCAAATCCGACGTGACCGGCCATTACAGATCGCACTCGCAGACAGGCAGCTCTCCCAACAAGGCCGCCACGCGCAAACTGCACAAGTCCAAGGTGTCGCAGACCTCCATCGAGTCCTTTTCGCTCCCTAAAGGAGATGAGAGTAGAGAGATTAGTCCTGAGACTGATAAGAAGTTGG acgCCCCCATTGAATTCGAAACCACAATCATCGACCCCGCCGAACAGACGTCGCATCACGTGAGCGAGAGCCGCCCCACACACctctcgttctcgtcatCGTCGGAGtcaccacgtgaccagtcacgtgagcaaTCATCACGGGACGTGTCAGCGTCGCCCGTATTCCCCAAGCGGCAGCAGTCGTTGCTCCGGCTCGACGAACACATGGCCGGCGGCGCTggggagtcacgtgacgagcCACATGGCGAACCATCTGACGATGCCCACAAATCGCGCGCGTCGTCcacgtcgtcgtcgtcctcctttGGCCAGTCGTGGAACCAGTCGTCGGCTTCTCAGCGAGCCAGTGTCTCCAGTATGGGTGGAGTAGATGTGGCTCAAAAGCGGCCAGGACcctcttctggaggactCACGGGAGCATCAGCGGCTTCTGGAATGCCCCCAGCGCCTACTTCGCAGGCGCCTGCGATTCCACCCATCACTCCACAGATGCAGACAGGCGCCTTTGAGCAGTACACTCCACAGACTGCTCCACCGATCCCAACCCAATCCCAGCTGGGTCAAGATGGCCGAAAGAGGGCAGCGACACTGGatcggcagcagcagtatGTCCCCTCCTATGGCTATTCAAGCCCTGCTAACGGAGAAAGGGGTGGACCTACCGGAGGTACTCCAGGAGGTACCCCAATGTctcctggaggagtggctCACGTAACCTCTCCTGGAGGGGGCCCATCGGCGGCGTCAGTTCACCGGTCgttttccaccaccactccGCACGCGCCAACGAAAAACTCACGTCGGATCGTGTCCACTTCCGCTGCTCCAATGCGCAAGCAGATTGACGACGCCAACGCCGCGTTGGGTCGCGCGGTGGAcccgtcacgtgactcacaGCCCATGCAGTCTCGCGACAAGCGCTCCAAGTCGATCTCTTCACGGGGCGGCATGAAGGGCGTGTTTTCGAACCTGGTGTCTTCCATGGGCACTCTGAGTCGAAAGAACACGACTGTGCGGCGGTCTGAGTCTGACACGAGCGCGCCATCGACGCCCAAGATTTCGGGGCCCTACGACGCcaaacacgtgacccacGTGGGGTTCAACTTCGACACCGGCGAGTTCACTGGACTACCCAAGCCGTGGCAGAAGCTGTTGTCGGAGTCCGGCATTTCCAAGGTCGAGGCCGAGCAGCACCCTCAGGCGGTGATGGACATTATGGCCTTTTACACCGATCAGAAGGACGACGGAGTTTGGCAGAAGTTTGGGGGAGCCAATCAGGCCGGTTCTGGGGCTACTGCTACCACGCCTTACAATGCCCAGAACGGCTTTTCTCCCATTGCGTCTCCTGGCGCCACCACTCCTACTCTGGGAGCGCTTAATCTGGGCACTCCTCTTAGTGTGGATCTGGATACCGAGGGTGATACTAGTACCAGCACTggcggtggaggtggagtcGGAGGGGGAGACTATTTCGCCAAGCCGCGGTCTGCTCCctttcctccagcagctggtggtggttctGCGTCGTCTTCTACCGCCACTCTAGGCACTGGAGCTACTGCTAGTGGTGGCGCCACGACTGCTACGCCCGCCATTccctcacgtgaccgaacACGTGAGTCGTCGTTGTCTTCGGGGACCTCGAACCAGGGGCCTCCCGTCACCCCCCTCGCTCTCTCTCAGTCGAGGCAGAATCTTCGGGAGGAGGCGCCGGCAACTcccgaggagaagccccTGGCGCACTTTGTGGCGTCCAGAAAGGCTCCTCGGCCGCCCTCCGCGTCTCCAAAGAAGACCGGTGGTGCTGGGGCATCTGGCGATAGTGGTGCTGGAGCGGCTCCTCCTTCGGCTGCGCCcaagtctcctcctccgcgACCTCCGCCTGCGCCTCCGCTCGGTGTTCCTTCGGTGCACGCTCCAAACTCGGAGTATCGTCAGAAGATGATTACTCAGCTGGAGGCGTTCAACGCGAAGCGGCAGCAGGAGCGGGCAGAGCGGCATGcgcagaagcagaagctcgCTGCAGCGCATGCTCAGGCTGTtcagcggcagcagcggcaacagcagcagcagcagcagcagcagcaacagcagcagagtgCTCAGCAGGGAGCTATGCCTTCTGTCATGCCCCAGATGCAACACGGGTCGATGCAGCAGGCGCAACAATCTGTTTCTGGCGGTTCTTCGGGTCTGACTCcccagcagaagcagctcattcaacagaaacagctgTTGGAGTTGCAGAAGGCGACCGGGGGCCAGGTTGGCGGTCCGGTGACGTCATCCACACAGCAGGTTCTTAGTAatcctgctgctgctgcggcGGCGTCTCAACGAAAGCGGGAGCAGCGACTACGAAAGGACCAGCAGGTGGTGGCTCGTCTGAACCAGATTTGCACGCCTGGCGACCCCACCAAGCTGTATCGCAACCTGGTGAAGATTGGCCAGGGCGCTTCTGGCGGCGTGTTCACTGCGTATGAGGTGGGCTCGAATCTGTCGGTAGCCATCAAGCAGATGAATCTCGAGCAccagcccaagaaggagctcatcaTCAACGAGATTCTGGTCATGAAGGACTCCAAGCACAAGAACATTGTCAATTTCATCGACTCGTACCTGCACGGCGGTGATCTgtgggtggtgatggagtaCATGGAGGGAGGTTCTCTGACGGATGTGGTGACCTACAACATGATGACCGAGAGTCAGATTGGTGCCGTGTGTCGAGAAACGCTTCTGGGACTGCAGCATTTGCATTCCAAGGGCGTGATTCATCGGGATATCAAGTCGGACAATGTTCTGTTGTCGATGCGGGGCGAAATCAAGCTCACGGACTTTGGTTTCTGCGCCCAGATAAACGAAAGCAATCTCAAGCGGACCACCATGGTGGGAACTCCCTACTGGATGGCGCCCGAGGTGGTGTCTCGAAAGGAGTATGGTTCCAAGGTGGATATTTGGTCGCTTGGAATCATGAGCATTGAAATGATCGAAGGTGAGCCGCCCTATCTCAACGAGTCGCCTCTGCGAGCCCTCTATCTCATTGCCACCAATGGAACTCctcagctcaaggagcccGATGCTCTGAGCACGATTTTCAAGGCGTTTTTGGCCTGGGCGTTGCAAGTGTCTGCGGACCAGCGAGCCAGTGCTTCCGAGTTGCTCAAGCACGAGTTTTTGCTCACTGCCGACGATGTGAGCACTTTGGCGCCGTTGGTCAAGGCCGCCCGAATGGCCAAGATTCAGGAGAAGAATGAAAAGGCTCAGAGGTAG